The following coding sequences are from one Lepisosteus oculatus isolate fLepOcu1 chromosome 19, fLepOcu1.hap2, whole genome shotgun sequence window:
- the palb2 gene encoding collagen, type I, alpha 1a, whose protein sequence is MDRSRTAAVISSDKEELKERLALLKKEYLRTVQRLQRAERSQVVWRHERSGIAEQYRPPQEEPGSAQQSSCSDAGPLGVKAPRSAEDPRDPLDIGDSADQPGGADDRCSLLSQELLSSGDVSEAGGTWVSPSPSASPDRRPWGPRCQETATAPSGGPRRPPAHRLRSRRSRLRQEDGAGPGRGISGTESRERDPQPAGSEEGERPSSPVFQSSAGTRQTGGEPLSGQSCEGVGSRDPRWGRGDREAGGLQSHLRENGSLLGDLGEPPSNSARGGVPLPSPEDLSQGVDNQTLIEQTGQDQCASQPDCTPAPGPCETKATESGLPNGISRSEKEGPKQGKTTSADCLPPPSQDSAGAGALGSCTLIEGLLFPVEYYVRTTRRMASSQSRVDLEAVIESQLSWGRRRRRRSSSSVRGARKEASPGQDSQGSSPAPPSGPRAGTGPTSSGHLASEPAGSQGALSSPATPGAVATKPKTARVMRPARGKGRGRGPCQKSELGPLPHWGSENPPASGSRGSPGDSHSGKTKTELYPIFQGKCKPANSQEQERSGLQSIAMDQLKGDVGCSPLARGPCRALRPLSRPSQGSPRLPGLGDGVLRLRSLLSQFDVKDFHLPDEEFGRLKLEKLTMSAAARPAPVASCASPYYTRRLAAERRRLPLDPPADLWGPCTPGNSDPVESRAQTPGVPAGGPGDLMAPRVAPAAESVGRGPTGAPALASALGGGAAADGGSGACGRAGDGAVHSVLRSAGVAQGRSPCSAEDTASGTGGIPSSLRAAAPGEGDGAGSSAAGGGVGSESPGKPGVPTSVPCGRTREAPSPAVTRDVLAEARATSKSEWAGRNSGEIGTQEESALSESEKVPSIPSGRSGCEDSFEPGDEARGVTEVSGPAHSPHILNLTPVLTLHSQRGDASSYSLLDTAFPSLGHTPALPVAPRSSPSPCSQPALSSPGSLPPPGTCHPLGSQGAEAAGKERAAEGHLPTDAVPHSPSRSETPSARCADPALAPPAEPTVTSPLPLGPPCAQLVLPCPAEIPSADAGHLPQGAGDGGDGVDVVPRPRPAWISGSSPSSFLPSCGSTLALPSRNERPASGEPDGFLHPPCDPPAAPGHQQLSPPRSPGTHRHPRPTRPAESPSPASLNARPPQPPAPRGEESPQLSLEGYLNDSLWGSPSGSPPPGPSHSSAGTPPEPRLGGDPVTERTRGAGGAAACPRSPQTSPAGLRLQHTLKEPAGPRLVDVCGVGCRAADGGLRECVAVAGRRAVTLWGPGGPRSWGLLHTWTFAEELVAGLLPLPAAPGLLLVTLGQPEGTEARVLSCDSVDGPFSQFLLTAGQVQAVLGLSGRRVACSVDTASRQTVDLFSLSERGRPVRTLSLDSAGQSVQALAAVEGETDALIGSTAAAGSIALWNMRTGQLLRRISLGLYNPGTVCLRGYSHHGLLFVLLRHPDPEEQEQEPFSLVAANPVTARTSPVHSLARPAQCGGRLVGGDVRGTAVAAVFHLGALVLWELQDAEGGASLLPGLAGGGWQVARWGGPHSLLAGHLNGDVSLYQYTPLGSPEPAEQHPNIQSPDVTEPLGQERSPATSQT, encoded by the exons ATGGACAGAAGCCGGACCGCAGCGGTGATCTCCAGCGACAAGGAGGAG CTGAAGGAAAGACTGGCTTTGCTTAAGAAGGAGTACCTCAGGACTGTCCAGAGACTGCAG CGCGCGGAGCGATCCCAGGTGGTCTGGCGGCACGAGAGGAGCGGAATCGCGGAGCAGTACCGCCCGCCTCAGGAAGAACCGGGCTCAGCCCAGCAGTCCTCTTGCTCGG ATGCGGGACCTCTAGGGGTGAAAGCACCCCGTTCTGCTGAAGACCCCAGAGACCCGCTGGACATCGGAGACTCTGCTGACCAGCCTGGGGGCGCAGATGACCGGTGCAGCCTTCTCTCACAGGAGCTTCTCTCCTCCGGCGACGTCAGCGAGGCGGGAGGGACGTGGGTCTCCCCCTCGCCGTCCGCGAGCCCCGACCGGCGGCCCTGGGGCCCGAGGTGTCAGGAGACGGCCACGGCCCCCAGCGGGGGGCCCCGGCGCCCGCCCGCACACCGCCTGCGCTCGCGGAGGAGCCGGCTGCGCCAGGAGGACGGGGCGGGGCCCGGCCGCGGGATCTCGGGAACGGAGAGCCGGGAGAGGGACCCCCAGCCTGCTGGCTCGGAGGAGGGAGAGCGCCCCAGTTCTCCGGTGTTCCAGTCCAGCGCTGGAACAAGACAAACCGGAGGGGAGCCACTCTCCGGGCAATCCTGCGAAGGAGTAGGATCCCGGGATCCGCGCTGGGGGAGAGGGGACAGGGAGGCTGGAGGACTGCAGAGCCATCTGAGGGAGAATGGGTCTTTGCTCGGCGATCTGGGGGAGCCTCCCAGCAACAGCGCGCGTGGCGGGGTTCCTCTGCCGAGCCCCGAAGACCTCAGCCAGGGTGTGGACAATCAGACGCTAATCGAGCAGACAGGGCAAGATCAGTGCGCCTCGCAGCCTGACTGTACTCCAGCCCCGGGTCCCTGCGAGACCAAAGCAACAGAGTCAGGGTTGCCAAATGGGATCTCGAGGTCGGAGAAGGAGGGTCCCAAGCAGGGAAAAACCACTTCCGCGGACTGCCTCCCTCCTCCTTCCCAGGATTCTGCAGGAGCTGGAGCCCTGGGCTCGTGCACGCTCATCGAGGGGCTGCTCTTCCCCGTGGAGTACTACGTCCGGACCACCCGGCGCATGGCCTCCTCGCAGAGCAGGGTGGACCTGGAGGCCGTGATCGAGAGCCAGCTGAGctggggcaggaggaggaggaggaggagcagcagcagtgtCCGCGGGGCGAGGAAGGAGGCTAGCCCAGGGCAAGACAGCCAGGGCTCTTCCCCTGCCCCGCCGTCTGGACCGCGCGCAGGCACGGGTCCGACCAGCTCTGGCCACTTGGCGTCAGAGCCCGCGGGTAGCCAGGGGGCGCTGTCCTCGCCTGCAACCCCGGGGGCTGTGGCCACCAAGCCCAAGACGGCCAGAGTCATGAGGCCCGCCAGAGGGAAGGGACGAGGAAGAGGGCCATGCCAAAAATCAGAACTGGGACCACTCCCTCACTGGGGTTCTGAAAACCCCCCAGCTTCTGGGAGCAGGGGATCGCCTGGAGATTCCCATTCTGGGAAAACTAAAACGGAGTTATATCCCATCTTCCAGGGCAAGTGTAAGCCAGCCAACAGCCAGGAGCAAGAGCGCAGTGGTTTGCAGAGTATTGCAATGGATCAGCTAAAAGGAG ACGTGGGGTGCTCCCCTCTAGCCAGAGGGCCGTGCAGGGCCCTCCGCCCGCTGTCCCGTCCCTCGCAGGGCAGCCCGCGGCTGCCTGGTCTCGGCGACGGCGTGCTCCGCCTGCGCTCGCTGCTCTCCCAGTTCGACGTCAAGGACTTCCACCTTCCCGACGAGGAGTTTGGGCGCCTCAAGCTGGAGAAGCTGACGATGTCGGCCGCCGCCCGCCCTGCGCCCGTCGCGTCCTGTGCCTCCCCCTACTACACCCGCCGCCTGGCTGCTGAGAGGCGCCGCCTGCCCCTGGACCCACCAGCGGATCTGTGGGGTCCCTGTACCCCCGGGAACTCCGACCCGGTGGAATCCCGGGCGCAGACTCCCGGGGTCCCTGCGGGGGGGCCGGGCGACCTCATGGCACCGAGGGTGGCCCCAGCTGCGGAGTCGGTGGGCAGAGGTCCGACTGGGGCTCCTGCTCTGGCCTCAGCACTGGGCGGGGGGGCGGCTGCGGACGGGGGCAGTGGGGCCTGTGGCCGAGCAGGGGACGGAGCTGTTCACTCAGTCCTGCGGAGCGCGGGTGTTGCACAGGGGCGCTCTCCGTGCTCTGCCGAGGACACGGCCTCCGGCACCGGAGGAATCCCATCATCGCTCCGGGCGGCGGCACCAGGGGAAGGAGACGGAGCAGGCAGCTCAGCAGCCGGGGGAGGGGTTGGGTCAGAATCCCCGGGGAAGCCCGGGGTTCCGACGTCTGTACCGTGTGGCAGGACCCGAGAGGCACCGTCTCCCGCCGTGACACGTGACGTCCTTGCAGAAGCCAGAGCTACGTCGAAATCGGAATGGGCCGGCAGGAATAGTGGCGAAATCGGCACGCAAGAGGAGAGTGCTTTGAGCGAGTCCGAGAAAGTTCCTTCAATTCCTTCGGGCCGTTCTGGTTGTGAAGATTCCTTCGAGCCCGGAGACGAGGCTCGCGGCGTGACGGAGGTCTCTGGGCCGGCTCATtctccacacatcctgaatctTACCCCGGTCCTCACCTTGCACAGTCAGAGGGGAGATGCCTCCTCCTACAGCCTCCTGGACACAGCCTTCCCCTCGCTTGGGCACACCCCTGCCCTCCCCGTGGCTCCGCGGtcctctccctccccctgtTCCCAGCCTGCGCTCTCCTCCCCGGGATCGCTGCCTCCGCCGGGCACGTGCCACCCCCTTGGATCGCAGGGCGCGGAGGCGGCTGGGAAAGAGCGGGCTGCCGAGGGGCACTTGCCCACCGATGCCGTGCCGCACTCGCCCTCTCGCTCCGAGACGCCGAGCGCCCGCTGTGCTGACCCTGCCCTGGCTCCCCCTGCTGAGCCTACGGTCACATCACCCCTCCCCTTGGGACCGCCTTGTGCACAACTGGTCCTTCCCTGCCCCGCGGAGATTCCCAGCGCCGACGCCGGGCATCTCCCGCAGGGGGCGGGTGACGGAGGAGACGGGGTTGACGTCGTTCCCAGGCCCCGGCCTGCGTGGATCTCCGGATCTTCTCCGTCCTCGTTCCTCCCGAGCTGTGGGTCCACGCTAGCACTGCCCAGTCGGAACGAGCGCCCTGCCAGCGGGGAGCCGGATGGCTTTCTCCACCCCCCGTGCGATCCCCCTGCAGCCCCCGGCCACCAGCAGCTCTCCCCCCCTCGGAGTCCCGGCACACACCGCCACCCGCGGCCCACCCGCCCCGCGGAGAGCCCCTCGCCGGCCTCTCTGAACGCTCGGCCCCCACAGCCGCCGGCCCCTCGGGGAGAGGAGTCTCCCCAGCTCAGCCTGGAGGGATACTTGAACGACTCCCTGTGGGGCAGTCCCTCGGGGTCCCCGCCGCCGGGCCCGAGTCACAGCTCGGCGGGGACCCCGCCAGAGCCTCGTCTCGGGGGAGATCCGGTCACAGAACGGACGCGGGGCGCGGGGGGCGCCGCAGCCTGCCCCAGGAGCCCCCAGACGTCTCCCGCCGGCCTGCGGCTCCAGCACACTCTGAAG GAGCCGGCCGGCCCGCGTCTGGTGGACGTGTGCGGCGTGGGCTGCCGCGCCGCGGACGGCGGCCTGCGGGAGTGCGTGGCGGTGGCGGGGCGGCGAGCCGTGACCCTGTGGGGCCCGGGCGGCCCCCGGAGCTGGGGCCTGCTCCACACCTGGACCTTCGCTGAG GAGCTGGTGGCCGGACTGCTGCCCCTGCCTGCCGCGCCAGGGCTGCTGCTCGTCACTCTGGGACAGCCGGAGGGCACTGAGGCCAG ggtgctGAGCTGTGACAGTGTGGACGGGCCCTTCTCCCAGTTCCTGCTGACCGCTGGGCAGGTCCAAGCTGTGCTGGGACTGTCTGGGCGCAGAGTGGCCTGCTCTGTGGACACTGCATCCAGGCAGACTGTGGATCTGTTCAGTCTTTCAGAGCGAGGCAG GCCGGTCAGGACGCTCTCCCTGGACTCTGCGGGACAGTCTGTCCAGGCGCTGGCTGCGGTAGAGGGGGAGACGGACGCTCTGATTGGCTCCACAGCCGCCGCAGGCAGCATCGCTCTGTG GAACATGAGGACGGGACAGCTGTTGCGGAGGATATCTCTGGGGTTGTACAATCCCGGGACAGTGTGCCTCCGAGGATACTCCCACCAT GGCCTGCTGTTCGTGCTGCTGCGGCACCCCGACCCGgaagagcaggagcaggagccgTTCTCTCTGGTCGCCGCCAATCCGGTCACGGCCAGAACCAGCCCGGTCCACAGCCTCGCTCGGCCGGCGCAGTGCGGGGGGCG GCTGGTGGGGGGGGACGTGCGTGGGACCGCAGTGGCCGCCGTGTTCCACTTGGGGGCGCTGGTGCTGTGGGAGCTCCAGGACGCCGAGGGCGGCGCCAGCCTGCTCCCAGGGCTGGCAGGGGGTGGCTGGCAGGTGGCTCGCTGGGGGGGGCCCCACTCCCTGCTGGCAGGACACCTCAATGGGGATGTCTCCCTGTACCAATACACCCCTCTGGGCAGCCCTGAGCCTGCTGAACAGCACCCTAATATACAGAGCCCTGACGTCACTGAGCCCTTGGGACAGGAACGCTCTCCAGCGACTTCACAGACTTGA